One genomic region from Metallosphaera tengchongensis encodes:
- a CDS encoding metallophosphoesterase family protein has translation MRFLLVSDVHKSYKPHKGHDMSVAVEWLLEVIDRTGPQVLISAGDWDEGMTPEDFGRILSKVDLLTVYGNHENFPVIEKEAVQNGKVIEFEGLKIAGINGLIGFRVKKGVPRTEPTEFMDAVHRIKKAVPRLDILVTHQPPYIPEIYPYMREDDYSKLVFEAVEDLKPRLFLNGHMHSSCYSYYQFPSGTKYLRVDSSQTRKCYGLLESDKSEVRVYEDGNEVFSLTF, from the coding sequence ATGAGGTTCCTACTAGTCAGTGACGTTCACAAGTCATATAAACCCCACAAGGGGCACGACATGTCTGTAGCAGTTGAATGGCTATTAGAGGTAATAGATAGGACAGGTCCCCAGGTCCTTATCTCCGCAGGAGATTGGGACGAGGGGATGACCCCAGAGGATTTTGGGAGAATACTATCAAAAGTAGACCTCCTGACGGTCTATGGCAACCATGAAAACTTTCCTGTAATAGAGAAGGAAGCTGTACAGAACGGTAAAGTCATCGAGTTTGAGGGCCTGAAAATTGCAGGGATTAACGGACTTATAGGATTTAGAGTTAAGAAAGGGGTACCGAGGACTGAGCCGACTGAGTTCATGGACGCTGTCCATAGGATAAAAAAGGCTGTACCAAGACTGGACATCCTTGTAACTCACCAACCTCCTTATATACCGGAAATTTACCCTTACATGAGGGAGGATGACTACAGTAAGCTAGTATTTGAAGCAGTTGAAGACTTAAAGCCCAGGCTGTTCCTTAATGGACACATGCATAGCAGCTGTTACTCTTATTATCAATTCCCCTCCGGGACTAAGTACCTTAGAGTGGACAGCTCACAGACTCGTAAGTGTTATGGACTATTAGAGTCTGATAAAAGTGAAGTAAGAGTATATGAAGATGGTAATGAAGTATTTTCGTTAACTTTCTGA
- the crn1 gene encoding CRISPR-associated ring nuclease Crn1, with protein MVNLLATLGRTVGGPVETFENLSNGNYISDFPPHKVKVDELIALTTSETEETFFIMKAVLMCCLNFTKVRAVRLDIDDVSTPQDFVLVREKVKGLLRPGDYLDFSGGRKAISSAAVLGAREVGAHLVTSIIGEDEYDRVKGRMVQIRDRALAVYRPEQCLGYLCDLYTTKARTIVFF; from the coding sequence ATGGTAAACCTGCTTGCGACACTGGGGAGGACAGTTGGGGGCCCCGTGGAGACCTTTGAGAACCTCTCCAACGGGAACTATATCTCCGACTTCCCTCCACACAAGGTCAAGGTCGACGAACTAATTGCCCTGACCACCAGTGAGACTGAGGAGACGTTCTTCATAATGAAGGCCGTCCTGATGTGCTGTCTAAACTTCACCAAGGTAAGGGCTGTGAGGCTTGACATTGACGACGTCAGTACACCTCAGGACTTCGTGCTCGTGAGGGAGAAAGTAAAGGGGCTTTTACGTCCTGGGGACTACCTGGACTTCAGCGGCGGTAGGAAGGCGATCAGCTCAGCAGCAGTCCTTGGGGCACGTGAGGTAGGAGCTCATCTGGTGACCAGTATAATCGGGGAGGACGAGTACGACAGGGTAAAGGGGAGGATGGTACAGATCAGGGACAGGGCGTTGGCGGTTTACAGGCCGGAACAGTGCCTAGGTTACCTCTGCGACCTCTATACGACTAAGGCCAGGACCATTGTTTTCTTTTAA
- a CDS encoding TM1812 family CRISPR-associated protein: MSNRACLTYVAGDVTSYQVVKYSFQGKDYTSFFSAHALWSALDPEETVALLPDSLISANCDNKEVVKKAYKDMLTTRAHELQQKQGFDPVSTKFNEFLDGMKVEYIPNVGVGSGMVADCEGNLSRDKDGRPIRQPYSSSRDPTFIYNAVFAVLHRYHSEGCGKFIVDLTHGTNVLVSALLASSALFESDIYAAPVMGSPSGVVEIVGLSNIVEAMKDSLKIGLSIEMMDERYSVDYTGRLRDLNPTEFGRSRELVNRVKRVDLNKVNDFLWNMRNGFVVNGIASMRDLQQYIPQLRQDFLSLRDLYLTWYNAEPRFQKESRIVLSNFSSTLGIEGVLNSLLGKDDIETLFKALEKYIEVEYYDKALSLARELPVAECLSNHGGGTFDDNDRMYRLCEDLVGSYIELNNSDFQKFRNLLMHSGLSKDLRVKVDKRGVTPTQNINRRTIVDYVKGKLKDHAEGVRRIT; the protein is encoded by the coding sequence ATGTCTAACAGGGCCTGTTTAACCTACGTTGCGGGGGACGTGACCTCGTACCAGGTAGTCAAGTACAGCTTTCAGGGGAAAGACTACACGAGCTTTTTCTCAGCACATGCTTTATGGTCCGCCCTAGACCCGGAAGAGACCGTGGCACTGCTCCCAGACAGCCTCATCTCGGCTAACTGCGACAACAAGGAGGTCGTCAAAAAAGCGTACAAGGACATGTTGACGACCAGGGCGCACGAGTTACAACAGAAGCAAGGGTTTGACCCCGTCTCCACTAAGTTCAACGAGTTCTTAGACGGGATGAAGGTGGAGTACATACCGAACGTGGGCGTGGGGAGCGGCATGGTAGCTGACTGCGAAGGGAACCTGAGCAGAGATAAGGACGGGAGGCCTATCAGGCAGCCCTACTCATCCTCGAGGGACCCTACCTTCATATACAACGCGGTGTTTGCGGTGTTGCACAGGTACCACTCCGAGGGGTGCGGAAAGTTCATAGTAGACTTGACACACGGCACAAACGTGTTAGTATCGGCGTTGTTGGCCTCATCAGCCCTCTTTGAGTCCGACATATACGCGGCCCCCGTGATGGGCTCCCCGAGCGGTGTAGTCGAGATCGTCGGGCTGAGTAACATCGTAGAGGCGATGAAGGACTCGCTCAAGATAGGCCTGTCCATAGAGATGATGGACGAGAGGTACTCAGTGGACTACACTGGAAGGTTGAGAGATCTAAACCCGACAGAGTTCGGTAGGTCTAGAGAGTTAGTCAATAGGGTCAAGCGTGTGGACCTCAACAAGGTCAACGACTTCCTGTGGAACATGAGGAACGGCTTCGTCGTCAACGGGATAGCCTCCATGAGAGACCTACAACAGTACATACCCCAGCTCAGACAGGACTTCCTGTCCCTACGCGACCTCTACCTCACTTGGTATAACGCTGAGCCTAGGTTCCAGAAGGAGAGTAGGATAGTGCTCTCCAACTTCTCGTCCACCCTGGGCATAGAGGGGGTCCTCAACTCGCTGTTGGGGAAGGACGACATTGAGACCCTGTTTAAGGCACTGGAAAAGTACATAGAGGTCGAGTACTACGACAAGGCGTTGTCCTTAGCTAGGGAACTGCCTGTAGCGGAGTGTCTGAGCAACCACGGGGGAGGTACTTTCGATGACAACGACCGAATGTACAGGTTGTGCGAAGACCTGGTAGGTTCCTATATAGAGTTAAACAACAGTGATTTCCAGAAGTTTAGGAACCTCCTTATGCATAGCGGTCTCTCCAAGGACCTTAGAGTCAAGGTCGACAAGAGGGGGGTCACCCCGACGCAAAACATAAACAGGAGGACTATTGTCGATTACGTAAAAGGCAAACTCAAGGACCACGCAGAGGGCGTGAGGAGGATAACCTGA